A stretch of the Pseudorasbora parva isolate DD20220531a chromosome 13, ASM2467924v1, whole genome shotgun sequence genome encodes the following:
- the rimkla gene encoding beta-citrylglutamate synthase B: MCSRVWFITDRRISQEYPQVQILRALKERCVEDDVEFRYLLMDEIVLTITDGQLGLRVGQEIVTSYPQVAVVRVPTPWVQSDSDITVLRHMEKMGCRLVNRPQAILNCVNKFWTFQELAGHGVPLPDTYSYGGHDNFRKMIDEAEPLGYPVVVKNARGHRGKAVFLARDKHHLSDLCHLIRHDAPYLFQEYVKESHGRDVRVVLVGGRVIGSMLRCSTDGRMQSNVSLGGVGMMCPLSEQGKQLAVQVCNILGMDVCGIDLLQLNDGSFVVCEANANVGFIAFDQACGMDVAGIVADYALSLLPSRLSRKMSLLSVVSSTSETSSEPEVIIPTEVCIPNEMCPPGTSCAMPDGMSTMSTSSTSSESDGDLNETGPNPVNGDPAYNINSLLVSEMKLLTE, encoded by the exons ATGTGTTCCCGGGTGTGGTTTATCACAGACCGGCGGATCAGCCAGGAATACCCGCAGGTCCAGATCCTGCGAGCTCTGAAGGAGCGCTGCGTCGAGGACGATGTGGAATTCCGCTATCTTCTAATGGATGAAATCGTCCTGACCATCACGGACGGACAGCTAG GTCTGCGGGTTGGGCAGGAAATCGTTACCTCATACCCGCAAGTTGCCGTGGTGCGCGTCCCGACCCCATGGGTCCAGTCGGACAGCGACATCACCGTTCTGCGTCACATGGAGAAGATGGGCTGTCGTCTGGTCAACCGCCCTCAGGCCATCCTCAACTGCGTCAATAAGTTCTGGACTTTCCAGGAGCTCGCTGGGCATGGAGTGCCTCTGCCTGACACGTACTCTTACG GAGGACACGACAACTTCCGCAAGATGATCGATGAAGCTGAGCCGCTGGGTTACCCTGTGGTAGTGAAGAACGCTCGTGGACACAGAG GTAAAGCTGTGTTCCTGGCCCGGGATAAGCATCACCTCTCGGACCTATGTCATCTGATTCGGCATGATGCCCCGTATCTGTTTCAGGAGTATGTGAAGGAGAGTCATGGGCGGGATGTGCGGGTAGTTCTGGTCGGAGGGAGAGTAATCGGGTCCATGCTGCGCTGCTCTACCGACGGACGCATGCAGAGCAACGTTTCACTAG GTGGGGTGGGAATGATGTGCCCCCTTAGTGAGCAAGGGAAGCAACTGGCTGTGCAGGTGTGCAATATTTTGGGGATGGATGTCTGCGGGATCGACCTGCTGCAGCTAAACGATGGTTCCTTTGTGGTGTGCGAAGCCAATGCAAATGTAGGCTTCATCGCATTTGACCAGGCGTGCGGGATGGACGTGGCGGGCATTGTGGCCGACTACGCCCTCTCTCTTCTGCCGAGCCGCCTCAGCAGGAAGATGTCTTTGCTCTCTGTGGTCTCCAGCACCAGTGAAACTAGCAGCGAGCCTGAGGTGATAATCCCCACAGAGGTGTGTATTCCCAATGAGATGTGCCCACCTGGCACTAGCTGTGCCATGCCTGATGGCATGTCCACCATGAGCACAAGCTCCACCTCCAGCGAGAGTGATGGGGATCTAAACGAAACGGGCCCAAACCCTGTCAATGGAGATCCCGCTTACAATATCAACTCCCTCCTCGTGAGTGAGATGAAACTTTTGACTGAGTGA